Within Synechococcus sp. NB0720_010, the genomic segment TCCTGGGCCGCCTGCACTTCAGGGATGCGATCGAGATCGCCTCTCACCAGCAGCGCACCACCCAGGCCACCAAACACCTGGTCAGCCACCGTTCCATGGTGATGGGGGTGGTAGTAGAAGAGGCCCGCCGGGTGATTGTCCGGCAAGGAGAAGCTGCAGCTCTGTCGCTGGCCAGGAGCAACCCTCAGGAACACATTGTCGGCTGCTCCGCTGGGTGGAATGTGCAGGCCGTGGTAGTGCAGATTCGTTGGCTGAGTCAGGCGGTTGTGCAGCTGGATCCGCACCGCATCACCAGGCTGCAGTTCAAGCTGGGGGCCAGGGAGTAAGCCGTTGTAGGTGAGTGCCCGTCCTGATGTGCCAGGGATGCTGATGGACGTTTCCTGCGCTACCAGATCCAGCTCCAGCAGGCCAGCTTGAGAGCGCACTGGCGACGTCGCCGCCGCGTTGATGCTCCTCCGTGGATCTGGGGCCCAGCCATGGCAGCCATGGCGCAGAGCCGCGACTGAGGCTGCTGCAGTGCCACCGGCTGCCAGGGCGAGAAAGGAGCGCCGGCTGATCACAACGCACCCCCAGAAGCAAGAGCCATCACTGGCTGAATCAACATCGCCAAACCCATCAGCCCCATGATCAGATTCTCAGCGAAGCTCACCACCCCCAGCGGTGTGCGGGAGTTGCCGCCCACGCAGGCACAGTTCAGTGCCAGGTGATCGACGAACACGGCTTTGCCGACGGAGACCATGCCCATCACACCGAGAAGCACTGCTGTCACGCCAATCACAGCTTCAAGGCCCATACTCTCGGCCGATTGCAGCATCCCAAGTCCCACCAATAGCTCAACAGCGGGATACAGTTTTCCCCAGGCCTGCCAACGCTGCGTGAGCAGGTCATATTTGCGGAAGCTTGCAGCGAATGCCGCAATATCCATCAGCTTGAGCATCGCCAACAGGCAGATCGCCAGGCCCATGTAGCCCCGGATTTCGCCCCCTAATGCCAGGTTGATCAACAGAGCGCTCAGGAACACAGCGATCACTGGTGCGTAGGACACCTCTGCTGTTTCCGCGGTGACACCAAGCCGTTTCGCCAGCTCGGTGTAGCCCCCAATGCGCTCCGCGCCGGCAAACACCTGCGGCGTGGTGGTCACACCGTGGGCATGCTTGAAGGCTTCCACCTCCGCCTGGCTGCGCAGAGGATGATCCTCAAACGGAATCCCCTGGGCGCGCAGGAGCTGAAGCGCGCGCTGCCCCCACGGACAGGCATGCTCGGGCGTCTCCATCCTGTAGAGACGCACAGCGCTGAGTTCCGGCTTAGCCATCACCCTCCACCGTCTGGAAGGCTTGGGTCCGGCCGGATTCGGTGAAGGTGAACACCGTGTAGCTCTCTGTCTTGAACGGTGATTCCATGCCGGGCGAACCGAGCGGCATACCGGGTACGGCAATTCCGGCCACCTGTGGGCGTTCCTTCAGCAGCCGCTGAATCGCCGACACTGGAATATGACCCTCAACCGTGTAACCCCCAATCCGGGCGGTGTGACAGGACTGCAGCTGAGGTGGAACGCCGTAGCGCTGCTTGATGCTCGCAAGGTTGCTCGTCACGTAGTCCTTCACTGTGAAGCCGGCTTGCCTGAGGTGGTCCAGCCAGCCTTTGCAGCAGCCACAGCTTGGGGAGCGATAGGCGGAAACCACCGCAGGCACAGGTATGGCGGCGACTGGAGGCATCAACAGAGGCACAGGAGGACGGCGACTGCTTCCACCGTAAACACTCCAGTCGGTGGAGAGTCAATGGGGTGGCTCAGCCGCCGGAATCTCCAGGGAGAAGCAGCTGCCGCATCCAGTCCTGGAGTGCACCTGGATTGCTGCGCGATGGCGGACGGCGATGGCTTGCGCGATGGCCAGCCCCAGCCCACTGCCACCCTGGAGGCGTGAGCGAGACGGATCCAGTCGCGTGAAGCGATCAAAGATTCGGCCCTGCATCTCCTCAGCGATGCCAGGTCCGTTGTCGGTGATTGAAAGCTGGAAATGGCGACCCTGGTGCTTCAGGGAGACGTCGATCGCGCCACCTGCTGGGCTGTGCTGCATCGCGTTGCTCAGCAGATTGATCACAAGCCGGCTGAGTTCTGTCTCCGCCCCAAGCACCTTGGCACTGGACATCCATGACGTGTGAATCAGGCTCACCTGAGCAGCCGCAGCTGTCTCTGAAAAATCCTCCATCACATCGGCCGTGATCTCGGCGAGATCACACACCGTTGCCGGCTCCCGCTCGCAGGGTCGTTCAAGGCTGGCGAGCAACAACAGGTCGCCGATCAGGTTCTGCAGGCGCCGGCCCTGGGCCAGCACCCGATCCCAGCGTCCTGTCTCCACCACTGCCATCAAGTTGGCCAGCGGGGTGCGTAATTCGTGGGCCACATCGGCGCTGAACTGCTCCTGTCGCTGATAGGCCTCCAGTAATGGTGCCATCGCCAATCCAGCCAGCCACCAGCTGGCAGCGCCCATGGCCAGCAGCGCAACGAGGAAGACAGCATGTCCCAACCACACCAGCTGTTGTGCTTCCCGGTCCAGATCGTTCAGGCTGTGTGAAATCTGAAGGAATCCCCAGACGGGTTCTCTGTTGCTGTTGGAGTGATGCAGATGAATGGAGTAGGTGAGCCAGCGCCGGCCAGCGGGTTCTTGCGTGAGCTGCCAACCTTGATCAGCCGCTGGCGGGAGCAGGATCGGAGCCCCGGGGGAGCTGGCCAGCAGAGCACCGTTGGGATCGAGAACACGCAGCTTGTAGCGGTCGGAATCGGTGGCACTGATGGCATGGCGTTCAACCAATGAATCCGGTGCCTTGCAAGGCTCTCCTGCAATACAGAGGCCCGGTAGAACCGAAACAAGTGCGGGCGTGGGCCGGGCCGCCTGCGGCAGCAGGACAGGCTTGAGACTGTCGTGCAGGGTGCCGGCAAGAGCTTGCAGTTCACGCCGGATGGCGCTGTCCTGGCTCTGCAGCAACAGCCGTCCCATCGCGAACCCCGCGCCGTAAAGGAGTGCACCCATCACCAGCAAGGAGAGTCCCGCCAGTCTCAATCGAGCTTGAAATAACAGGCGATGCGCTGGCGTTTGGATGGTCATCACAGCAACACCGCAGCATGCGGGTTCAGCCGATACCCCTTACTCGGTATGGTTTCAATCGGAGAAGCAAGCCCATGAGAAGCAAGCTTGCGCCGCAG encodes:
- a CDS encoding glutaredoxin, whose protein sequence is METPEHACPWGQRALQLLRAQGIPFEDHPLRSQAEVEAFKHAHGVTTTPQVFAGAERIGGYTELAKRLGVTAETAEVSYAPVIAVFLSALLINLALGGEIRGYMGLAICLLAMLKLMDIAAFAASFRKYDLLTQRWQAWGKLYPAVELLVGLGMLQSAESMGLEAVIGVTAVLLGVMGMVSVGKAVFVDHLALNCACVGGNSRTPLGVVSFAENLIMGLMGLAMLIQPVMALASGGAL
- a CDS encoding cell wall metabolism sensor histidine kinase WalK; translated protein: MGALLYGAGFAMGRLLLQSQDSAIRRELQALAGTLHDSLKPVLLPQAARPTPALVSVLPGLCIAGEPCKAPDSLVERHAISATDSDRYKLRVLDPNGALLASSPGAPILLPPAADQGWQLTQEPAGRRWLTYSIHLHHSNSNREPVWGFLQISHSLNDLDREAQQLVWLGHAVFLVALLAMGAASWWLAGLAMAPLLEAYQRQEQFSADVAHELRTPLANLMAVVETGRWDRVLAQGRRLQNLIGDLLLLASLERPCEREPATVCDLAEITADVMEDFSETAAAAQVSLIHTSWMSSAKVLGAETELSRLVINLLSNAMQHSPAGGAIDVSLKHQGRHFQLSITDNGPGIAEEMQGRIFDRFTRLDPSRSRLQGGSGLGLAIAQAIAVRHRAAIQVHSRTGCGSCFSLEIPAAEPPH
- a CDS encoding DUF411 domain-containing protein, whose protein sequence is MPPVAAIPVPAVVSAYRSPSCGCCKGWLDHLRQAGFTVKDYVTSNLASIKQRYGVPPQLQSCHTARIGGYTVEGHIPVSAIQRLLKERPQVAGIAVPGMPLGSPGMESPFKTESYTVFTFTESGRTQAFQTVEGDG